From Saccopteryx leptura isolate mSacLep1 chromosome 3, mSacLep1_pri_phased_curated, whole genome shotgun sequence, one genomic window encodes:
- the MRPL13 gene encoding large ribosomal subunit protein uL13m isoform X1: MSSFSKAPQQWATFARVWYLLDGKLQPPGKLAAVASIKLQGLHKPVYHQLSDCGDHVVIMNTRHIAFSGNKWEQKVYSSHTGYPGGFKQVTAAQLHQKDPVADPRFFTMGMCSIGAGALGAAALALLLANTDMFLSKSQQATLQYLEEIDLKTLEKEPRTFKAKELWEKTGAVIMAVRRPGCFLCREEAADLASLKPQLDELGVPLYAVVKEQIRTEVRDFQPYFKGEIFLDEKKKFYGPQKRKMMFMGFVRLGVWNNFLRAWNGGFSGNLEGEGFILGGVFVVGPGEQGILLEHREKEFGDKVNPASVLEAAKKIKPQASASEKK, from the exons ATGTCGAGTTTCTCTAAGGCGCCCCAG CAATGGGCCACTTTTGCTCGAGTTTGGTATCTCTTAGATGGGAAACTGCAGCCCCCTGGCAAACTTGCTGCTGTGGCATCAATTAAACTTCAAGGATTGCATAAGCCTGTGTATCATCAACTAA gTGACTGCGGTGATCATGTTGTCATAATGAACACAAGGCACATTGCATTTTCTGGAAACAAATGGGAGCAAAAAGTATATTCTTCACACACTGG TTACCCCGGTGGGTTTAAACAAGTGACAGCTGCTCAGCTACACCAGAAGGACCCGGTGGCC GACCCACGTTTCTTCACCATGGGAATGTGCTCCATCGGTGCGGGGGCCTTGGGGGCCGCTGCCCTGGCTCTGCTTCTGGCCAACACAGACATGTTTCTGTCCAAGTCGCAGCAGGCAACCCTGCAGTACCTGGAGGAGATAGATCTGAAAACCCTGGAGAAGGAACCAAGGACTTTCAAAGCAAAGGAGCTCTGGGAAAAGACCGGAGCTGTGATTATGGCTGTGCGGAGGCCAGGCTGTTTTCTCTGTCGAGAGGAGGCCGCAGACCTGGCCTCCCTGAAGCCCCAGTTGGATGAGCTGGGCGTCCCTCTCTATGCAGTAGTGAAGGAGCAGATAAGGACTGAAGTGAGGGACTTCCAGCCTTATTTCAAAGGAGAAATCTTCCTGGATGAAAAGAAGAAGTTCTATGGCCCTCAAAAGCGCAAGATGATGTTCATGGGGTTTGTCCGGCTGGGTGTCTGGAACAACTTTCTCCGAGCCTGGAACGGAGGCTTCTCTGGAAACCTGGAAGGCGAAGGCTTCATCCTCGGGGGAGTTTTTGTGGTGGGACCAGGAGAGCAGGGCATTCTTCTCGAGCACCGAGAAAAAGAATTTGGAGATAAAGTAAACCCAGCTTCTGTTCTGGAAGCTGCTAAGAAGATCAAACCACAGGCTTCAGCCTCAGAGAAAAAATGA
- the MRPL13 gene encoding large ribosomal subunit protein uL13m isoform X2 — protein sequence MNTRHIAFSGNKWEQKVYSSHTGYPGGFKQVTAAQLHQKDPVADPRFFTMGMCSIGAGALGAAALALLLANTDMFLSKSQQATLQYLEEIDLKTLEKEPRTFKAKELWEKTGAVIMAVRRPGCFLCREEAADLASLKPQLDELGVPLYAVVKEQIRTEVRDFQPYFKGEIFLDEKKKFYGPQKRKMMFMGFVRLGVWNNFLRAWNGGFSGNLEGEGFILGGVFVVGPGEQGILLEHREKEFGDKVNPASVLEAAKKIKPQASASEKK from the exons ATGAACACAAGGCACATTGCATTTTCTGGAAACAAATGGGAGCAAAAAGTATATTCTTCACACACTGG TTACCCCGGTGGGTTTAAACAAGTGACAGCTGCTCAGCTACACCAGAAGGACCCGGTGGCC GACCCACGTTTCTTCACCATGGGAATGTGCTCCATCGGTGCGGGGGCCTTGGGGGCCGCTGCCCTGGCTCTGCTTCTGGCCAACACAGACATGTTTCTGTCCAAGTCGCAGCAGGCAACCCTGCAGTACCTGGAGGAGATAGATCTGAAAACCCTGGAGAAGGAACCAAGGACTTTCAAAGCAAAGGAGCTCTGGGAAAAGACCGGAGCTGTGATTATGGCTGTGCGGAGGCCAGGCTGTTTTCTCTGTCGAGAGGAGGCCGCAGACCTGGCCTCCCTGAAGCCCCAGTTGGATGAGCTGGGCGTCCCTCTCTATGCAGTAGTGAAGGAGCAGATAAGGACTGAAGTGAGGGACTTCCAGCCTTATTTCAAAGGAGAAATCTTCCTGGATGAAAAGAAGAAGTTCTATGGCCCTCAAAAGCGCAAGATGATGTTCATGGGGTTTGTCCGGCTGGGTGTCTGGAACAACTTTCTCCGAGCCTGGAACGGAGGCTTCTCTGGAAACCTGGAAGGCGAAGGCTTCATCCTCGGGGGAGTTTTTGTGGTGGGACCAGGAGAGCAGGGCATTCTTCTCGAGCACCGAGAAAAAGAATTTGGAGATAAAGTAAACCCAGCTTCTGTTCTGGAAGCTGCTAAGAAGATCAAACCACAGGCTTCAGCCTCAGAGAAAAAATGA